From the Opitutaceae bacterium genome, the window CCGCTTGCTGGAACGGTTGCCCATCACGAAACAATCTAAAATCCGGATCAGCGCAAAGATCTTCGACCTCAAACTGTGCAAGCGAAGGTCCGACGACGCGGATCAGCACCTCACGGTCAGTGCCAGCGTACCAACCAGGTCTCCAAGACCCCGATGAAGAACTCCCTGAAGGTGGCACAACAAATCCACCGATCAAGGGACGGTTCGGGCGAACCTCTCCGCGCAGCGAGATATTCATCGCCGGAGCGGATTCGACAGATAACATTTTGGTTAAGGAGAAGTAGTAAGTGAAACTTCCCTCAGTTTGCCCGCCTCCTGTGGGTGAACTGAAATTGAGAACTCTCGTTGAACCAGTACCGGAGTGATAGGTGATTGTCGCGGTATTCGCGCTTGTTTTTGCATACGTATACATCTTGATCGCGCCTCCAGACCCTCCCAGGACGTAGGCCGGGTGACCCAGAAAGTAATAGGTTCTACTGAACAGCTGGGAATAGCTTCCGTCTGCGTAGAATAGGCAGGTATCTTGGTGAGCGGTCCTATCAGTGCCGATAAGTGCGGAAGTGGTCCGCAAGACCATTCCGTCTATGCTCTCCGGGGCGAAATCGGCATCTGTCCGTGTTGCCACGATCAGTGCAGATACTGCGATTCCAAAACAAATTCTGGTTTTCACTTGAGTCCTCGCTTTCTTCCAATCGGCTTCATCATATTGGGTACTCGGAACGGATCACGGCGCGGCATACACCTCCACCAGCGCTATTCCTTCGCCACCGTTTGCATCGGAAACATGGGCGGTGTAGACACCGGGTTGGACCTCGATCAGTAGGGCCGCATCGGCGCTGCCGTCGCTCAGCGGAAAGGCACCCATCTGCTGTGCGATTGTAGCGATCGCTTGTGGAGGGCTGTAGGAACCCCAGTCATCATTGGAGGCGATGGTCACGCCATCGCTGTCCTTCAGGATCACGACCGGGTTGGGCAGGACCTTGTTCGGTTTCAACCCGAACGAAACCGCCAGTTCCGGCCCGACTCCCCGGATCAACAAGCGGCGGGGATTATCCGTAACCACAATTCCCGGCACCATAAGCGCGGCGCCGGTCCCGACGCGGCCACGGGTGGATAGGTTCATCAGCCGGTCTCGCCTGGACGTACTCCCTTCGTAGACCTCGACCAGGCCGATACCCGATCCATCCTTGCCCGACAGATGAACACTGTAGGCACCCGGCTCAAGCACGGCGATCAGGGCGGCATCTTTCGAGCCTTCTTGCAATGGGAAGGCACCCAAGGCTTCAGCCAGTTGGGCCACGGATTCAGGATCGGCCTGGTCCGACCAGTCATCGTTGCTCGCGATCACTTCTGCGCCGGAGTAGACCGAGATCATCGGGTCCTCGACGACTGCGGAGGCGTCAAGCATAACGCCCATGCCCGGACCGATACCCCGTATCAGAACGGTATGCGGGACATCTCCACCGATAACCAGTCCGCCAATCAGGATGTCATCGCCACCCAACACCTGGCCGCGTGTTGAAAGATTCGAGAGCGGGCCGTAGGTCCTTGATGGGTGTCCCTCCTGCCAAGTCGGCGACGTGAAGCCTACAGCACTTTCAAAATAGACGAACGCCGCAGGAGACCCCAAAAAGGATTCATATTCATGATCACCCGGAAAACTAGGCTCAACACCATCCGGAAAGCCAGGCGCATCACCCAGGAAATAGATTGTGTTCAGGGCCGAGCACTCCGCGAATGCCCATGCCCTGATAGACCTGACATTGGCGGGAATCGCTATGCTGGTCAGACTGTTACAGCCAAAGAACATGCTCTGTACAATGCTAGTCACACTGTCAGGGATGGTCACACTGGTCAGGCTGCTGCACCCGCTAAACGCAGAACTCCCGATGCTCGTCACACTGTCAGGGATGGTCACGCCGGTCAGGTTGGTGCAGGAGCCGAACGCAGACCTCCCGATGCTCGTCACGCCGTCAGGGATCTCATAGAATCCGGCTCTGCCTTCGGGATATCTGAGAAGAGAGGTCTGGGATTTGTCCAACAAGACTCCTTCCTTGCTACTGTAGAAGGCGTTGCCTTCCCTCACCTGGAACGCGAGCAGACTGCTGCAGTTATCGAACGCAGAATTCCCGATGCTCGTCACGCTATTGCCGATGATCACGCTGGTCAGGCTGCTGCAGGAGCCGAACGGAGAGCTCCCGATGCTCGTCACGCTGTCTGGGATGGTCACGCTGGTCAGGCTGCTGCAGGAGTAGAACGAATAATCCCCGATGCTCGTCACGCTGTCTGGGATGGTCACGCTGGTCAGGCTGGTGCAGGAGCTGAACGCAGACCTCCCGATGCTCGTCACGCTGTCAGGGATTTCATAAAACCCGGCTCTGCCTTCGGGATACCTGAGAAGAGTCGTCTGGGGTTTGTCGAACAAGACTCCTTCCTTGCTACTGCAGAAGGCGTTGTCTTCCCCCACTTGGAAGGCGACAAGGTTGGTGCAGGAGTGGAACGCCCCAAGCGCGATGCTTTCGACTTTGGTGCCGATGGTCACGCTGGTCAGGCTGGTGCATGCGCCGAACGCAAGTTTGGCTATGCTGGTGACGCTATTGCCGAGGGTTACGCTGGTCAGGCTGCTGCACCCGTAGAACGCGTAACTACCGATGCCCGTCACACTGTCAGGGATGGTTACGCTGGTCAGGCTACTGCACCCGTAGAACGTGAAATTATCGATGCCCGTCACACTGTCAGGGATGGTCACGCTGGTCAGGATGCTGCACTCGTAGAACGCATACTGTCCGATGCTGGTGACGCTATTGCCGATGGTCACGCTGGTCAGGTTGGTGCACCTGTAGAACGCACGATCTTCAATGCTAGTCACACCCTCAGGGATTTCATAGACTCCGGTTCTGCCTTCCGGGCACCTGAGAAGAGTGGTCTGGGGTCTGTCGAACAGGACTCCTTCCAGGCTCCTGTAGAATAGGTTGCTTTCACTAACCTGGAACGCGAGCAGACTGTTGCAGGAATCGAATGCAAGATCCCCGATAGTCGAGACCTTGGCACCAATGGTCGCGCTGGTTAGGCTGTTGCAGGAGTAAAACGCACGATCCTCGATGCTGATCACACTGTCAGGGATGGTCACGCTGGTCAGGCTGCTGCAATTGTAGAACGCACTATCCCCGATGATCAAGACGATCGCGCCGATGGTAACGCCGGTCAGGCTGCTGCAATTACTGAAAGCATCATTCCCAATTATGGTCACACTGTCAGGGATGGTCAGGCTAGTCAGGCTGGTGCAGTAACGGAACGCAGCTGCGTTGATGCTAGTCACGCTGTCAGGAATGGCCACTCTGGTCAGGCTGGTGCAGGAGGAGAACGCACGATCCCCGATGCTCGTGACAGGTTTTCCGACGATCTCGCTCGGGATGACCACCTCTCCAATCGCGGTCTCCGGATAGTCCGTGATCTCAATGAAAGTATCGTATTCCACATAGGTGAAGAGGCCGAACTGGTCCGCATGGACGAAAACGGGGAAGCAAAGGCACAATAGCAACGCCGCGAGCCAAACCGCCATCCTGCACCTGGGTTTCCCTGTAAATCTCATCCTGAACCTCGCTTTCCTTTCGTCGAAACACATTTCGCCTCATCAGGTAAGTGCGCGAACCGGACCCGAAACCCGCAAATGGTTCGACTGAGCACCGTGTGATGCCCGGACATCCCATCAGCCTGATGACTCGCCTGCATGATCCATTCGCATCGAAACGGCCTGCTCCAGCGGCGGTTTTTCAACGCCCCGAAAGAGGGATTGAGTATGTCGGGATCAGCTGAGGTTTTCCAGCGAGTGGGAAATACCAGGGCAACTAATCAGGCAGGTTATGACTTTCGCCACCTCGGCTAATGCTCAGGTCCGAGCCAGCACCCGATCCTCTAATTCGGAAGTCTCAACTCCCCCGATACTCTTCTCCCGTGGTGCCGAAGAGGGGATTGGCTGATCTTCGATCAGGTCCTTCGGACTTCCCGATGCGCTGCGCGATCGGGACCCCATCTCCGCTCGCGGGCTCGCTCCGTCGAACCCCGGGGTTCTCGTCCCCGTTGGTTGCAAGGGAGGCAAAAGAGCGAGCTTCTCTGAACGCGCTTCGTCCCTGAAAAACATTCCCCGTGGTGCCGAAGAGGGGATTGGCTGATCTCCGATCAGGTCCTTCGGACTTCCCGATTCGCTGCGCGATCGGGACCCCATCTCCGCTCGCGGGCTCGCTCCGTCGAACCCCGGGCTTCTCGTCCCCTCTGTTCGAAAGTGAGGCGAAGAAGCCATCTGCTTTCCAAGCGACCTGACCCCAAATTTTATCTCCCGTGGTGCCGAAGAGGGGACTCGAACCCCTACACCCTCGCGGGCGCTAGAACCTGAATCTAGTGCGTCTACCAATTCCGCCACCTCGGCCCAGGGAAAACGCGGATCTTGGGTAGAAACAATTAGGCAGGGCAAGCAAAATTCCCGCGGGAAGAATCGGGCTAATTCCCCTCGCCTCCGTGATAGTTGCGGATATCGGGCAATTCCCGGACCCGCCGACCCGAAACCAGCCGCTCGAAATAGGGATCCACCAACGGCGTCACCGCCTCTTCGTCCGTTGCCCCGTCGTCGTCACGGTAGAGGTGTTCCTCTTCGTCAAAGATCAACGAGATCCGCCGGGGCTCCGGGAAAAGGACGAGCGCGGGGTTGCGCACTCGACCCTTTTTCACCAATTCCACATGACAGGGCAGGCTGTCCTTCTGGAGTCGTGCCTGGTAATCGGAGACCCACTTGCTCGACAGGCCCTCCCGCCGATTGAGAAGAACAACGTCCGAAAAATGGATGCATCCGTCATACCACCGAAGCAGCGGCGGCTGGCGGTCCAGGAGCGCACAATGCACGACCGTGATGATCCGCCCCAACTCGAAGGGCATCGTGGGCAGCCAGAGACTGAAGGCCTCGATCTGATCGATCGGATCGGCCATCCCGTCGGACATCAGGAAAAGATGGGTGGCTCCATTGGGAACCGTCGCCCTCATCCGCGTTCCATCCAGAATCCATCCCACAACCGGAAAAGTCGCTTTCAGGCCGGTCATCACCTCCTGCGATGCGGCCACCTGCGACTCAGGCACCAGCAGGCAAGGCCGATCCGTGCCCTCCAGTCCGAAAAGAGCCAGGTCCGCAATGACTTCGCGCCGTCCCGCACCTTCCGCCCCGAGTATGAAATAGATGAGTGGCTCCGCCATGCGATGACCGTAACGGATAAGGCCGGAAAAACAAGACCGGCCAGGCGGGTGATCAGGCTGGCAGCGAGAAACTGCCGGTCTGGGCCTGATGACGCATCCAGTGGTCCACCAGAACGAGCGCAGTCATCGCCTCGACGATCGGCACCGCCCGGGGCAGAACACAGGGGTCGTGCCGACCGCGCCCCATCAACTCGGCCTCCCGTCCCTGCAGATCCACCGTCTTCTGCTTCATCAGGACCGTGGCCGTCGGCTTGAACGCCACGCGAAAAACGATCTCCTCCCCATTGCTGATCCCCCCCTGGACCCCGCCGGACCGGTTGCTCGCCGTCCGAACCCGGCCCTCCCGGTTCTCAAACAGATCGTTGTGGGCCGAGCCCTTCATCCGGGTTCCCTCGAAACCGCTGCCGATTTCGAAGCCTTTCGTCGCCGGCAGGGACAGCATGGCCTTGGCCAGGTCCGCTTCGAGGCGATCGAAAACCGGCTCCCCCAGTCCGACCGGCACACCGCGCACCCGGCATTCGATCACGCCCCCGACAGAATCCCCCTCCGAGCGCACCTCCCGGATGCGGGCTTCCATCTTCCCGGCGGTTTCTCCATGAGGACAACGCACGGCGTGGGCCTCGACCGCCTCGAGAGTCGGAAAGGCGGTATCCGCCGGCATTTCAATGTTCTCGATCCGGGTGACGAAGGCGCGAATCTCCACGCCACCTCCCAGGGTCAGAAGCTTGCGGGCGATGGTTCCGGCCGCCACCCGACCAATGGTTTCCCGGGCTGAAGAACGCCCCCCTCCCTCGGGATTGCGGATGCCGAATTTCGACTGGTAGGTGAAATCCGCGTGTGACGGGCGGAACTTCCCTTTCATTTCCGCATAGGCTTCGGGGCGCGCATCGGTGTTGCGCACCATCAACGAAATCGGCGCTCCCGTCGTCCGACCCTCGTAGAGACCGGAGAGGATGATCACCTCATCCGCCTCCTTCCGGGGAGTCGTGATATCACTCTGCCCCGGACGCCGGCGATCGAGGTCGGCCTGGATTTCCGCGGCAGTCAGCGGAAGTCGGGGTGGACACCCATCGATGACCACACCGACGCCGCCTCCGTGGCTTTCACCCCAGGTCGTGATCGAAAAGAGCTTTCCAAAGCTGTTCGGCATTCCCCGCCATCTCTACACGCCCCCGGTCCCTCCCTGCAAGGGTCAAGTCGTCACACAACCCGTTCCGATCGGTTGCATCGACGGCGGAAAGGCACTTACTGAGGGCCCATGAACGTATTCATCGTCAGCGGAAGTCACCGCAAGGAAGCCGAATCACTGAAAGTGGGTCAGTATCTGAAAGACCGGTTGCCCGAAATCGACCCGACGGTCTCGGCAACGCTCTTCAGTCTGAGCAACAACCCCCTGCCCCTGTGGGAGGAGGAATCCGGCGGGGCGCCCGAAGCCGTCTGGGGACCGGTCAAAGCCGACCTTGTGGCCAGCGACGCCCTCATCCTGATTACGCCCGAATGGAACGGCATGGCCACCAGCGGCATCAAGAACTTCCTTCATCTCTGCCGGCACGACTCGGTCGGTCACAAACCGGCCCTGATCGTCTCGGTCTCCGCCGGGATCAACGGAGCATATCCAGTCGCCGAGCTGCGCATGACCGGGGGCAAGAACAACCGGATCTGCTTCATCCCCGAGCACCTCATCGTCCGGAACGTCGGTTCCGTCCTCAATACGCCCGAACCGGAGGTGGACAACCGTCATGATGCCTCCCTGCGCAAGCGGGTCGACTACGCTCTCCGGGTGCTTATCCAGTACGGCCACGCCCTGAAGGCGGTTCGCGAGAGTGGAGCCATTGATCATCAGACGTTTTCCAACGGGATGTAGGCGGTCGCGCCCACCGGGGTGACCGAGCGCCCCTGGAGGAATTTCCCGTTCAGCGCCGGGGTGGAATGCCGATCAAGAAGGCAGCACATCCTCCAGCGCTAACGATGGATTCAGCCACCCTTTCCCGTCCCGTCATCAAGGTCAGTGACCTTATGCGCGATCCCCTGGCCCTGTTCTCGGCCGGGGTCGTCGTTCTGATCGTCTGCGTCCAGTTCTGGGCACTTCAGCAACCGGCCCTGATCGAAGACAAGGGAATCGATCTGGCGATTCTCTGGCCGATCATCCCCTGGGTCGCCGCCATTGTCGCCCTGCGTCGCCCCAGCGATCGCAATCTCGACCGGCGACTGATCCCGGTCTGGCGCATGCTCGGCGTCACCATGATCGTCGTCGGGGTGAGTTCCGTGGTCTACCTTGTCCTCGACAAGACGGCACCCGAGAACGTCCTGCTCACCCTTCTGCCCGACGCCATTCATCTCCTCGCCTACCCGTGCTTCCTTGCTGCCATCGTCCTCATTCCGGCAGAAAAGATCGCCCGGTCCCACTGGCTGGGCGTCGGTCTCGATCTCGTCATCATGATGACCTCGGCCCTGATCGCCGGGTGGTTCTTCCCGGATGTTTCGTGAAGGAGTCGTTGGTTCTTTAATTTTGGTTCCGGGTTTGATCCATTCGCTGTTCTTGGCCTGAGATCGGTGTTTTTGGCGAATAGTCGATTGATCAGGCGACACTCCCCCTTACCCCCCATTGGTCAAAAAGGGCGCCGGGGCAGCGCCAGGAGGCAGGCTACGGTGGCGAGAGGCTGGTAGCAGCTTGGGTGAAGAGATCTTTGAGCGGATGATGGGAAGAGAGATGGATTCGAGTCATCGATTTCTTGCGGATGATGACGGCGCCAATCTTGATAAGCTTCAGGCGGATAGATGCGACGGTGGCTCGGGCCAGGACGCTTCCTTTGAGGACAAGACGTCTGAGGGACTCCAACAGCGTATACGCCAAGCCCGACAAGAGGATTCGCCATTGATTGGCCCACCATCGGTGGGCACTGACACGATCGGCGAAGAGCATCATCTGCTCCTTGATCCGGTTTTCCATCTCGCCTCGGATACAGTAGCGCTGATCGTAGAGTCGCTTGGGCTCGCCAACGATGTTGGTCACGATGAATCGCGGATTGGCCCCCTTGCTGGTGTGCTCGGCCTTGACGATGATCGAGCGGATCCAGCGCCAGGAACCTGCGGCGTAATCAAAGCGATCGAAGAGCCGCTGCTTTTTGCCGGTTAACTCATGAAGAGTGCGGGCGCGCTGCATCAGGTCCTGGGCATGATCGAGCAGGCGGCTGTTTCGGGCGATACCCACGATGTATTTGACCTCGTTGCGATCACACCAGCTAAGCAGCAGGTCGCGGCAAAAGCCGCTGTCAGCGCGGAAAACAAACCGGGTGCGCGGCCAGACCTGCCGCAATCGAGTGACCAGAAGCTTCAGGATCGCAGCGGCATGTTTGGCACCATCGTTGTTGCTTGGACGAAGATAGGCCACAAGCAGCTGGTCACCGCAAAACACATACAGCGGAAGAAAACAATGGCAGTCATAGTATCCATGGAAGTATCGACCCTCCTGGCTTCCATGAACCGGGGCGTCGGTCGCATCAAAATCCAGGATGACAACCGGCGGAGGGCTCTTGTGCGAAGCGATGAACTGCTCGATCAACACCTCGTTGATCGTCCGGGCGCTCTGACGTGTCTGGGCGTTTTCAAAGCGTGACAGGGTAGGCGCACTCGCCAGCTCGCAATCTTTGCCCACGGCGATCTGGTGGATGCTGTCGTGACGCAACTGGGCCGAATCGTTCAGATCCTCCCATCCGGCGCACAGCCCATAGACTCTCTGACGCAGCATTGATTCTGACTCGTGGCGCACCTTGCCCACCTGTCGTTCGTCATCGAGGCGTTCGGCTACCTGTTCGATCAATCCCAGCTTCCGGTCGACCTGCTTAACCAGCAAAAGCCCTCCATCTGAGCTGATCTCGCCACCGGCAAAATCCACTTCGATCTTGCGGCCATTTACTCTTGAAAACCCGATGCCCTTGAGGCACATTTTCTTCATCGCGTGTTTGGTTGATTATTTTGCTACCCACTGATTATCAGTGGGTAATCAGACACGCGATACTTTTTTACGAAATATCCAGGTTCTTTGTCTTCGAGCCGATGGCGACTCACGGGGCGGATGCCTCACTCGGCCGACTCTTCGCCGTATCCAACCTCATCCTCGATCTTCTCCTCCTCTGTGTCGTCGTACTGAGCTTCCTCAACGACCACAAGCCGGCCATGCGGTCGATGCTGAAGGTGATGACCCTGGCTCTCCTTCTGTTGACCATTGCGGACTTTCTCGCCGCCTTCGTCAGCCTGGGGACCCACTACGAATTCCGCGGATTCAAGAGCCCCGCCTGGGGAGTGGCCGCCGGATTCCTCATCATGACCGCGCTTCACCAGAAGCATCTCCGTTTCCACGGAGTCGCAATTCCCATCCCCCAGCTCGATCGCGGCAAGATCCGCCTTCTCTTTCCTCTGATCTCAACCGTCATGGTCGGCGTCTTCCTCGGGATGACGCTCTTTGATCGGGAACGGTTCATGGATTACATCCCGTTCGCCCTCGTCTCGGCCTTCTTCCTGATGTCGCTC encodes:
- a CDS encoding NAD(P)H-dependent oxidoreductase; its protein translation is MNVFIVSGSHRKEAESLKVGQYLKDRLPEIDPTVSATLFSLSNNPLPLWEEESGGAPEAVWGPVKADLVASDALILITPEWNGMATSGIKNFLHLCRHDSVGHKPALIVSVSAGINGAYPVAELRMTGGKNNRICFIPEHLIVRNVGSVLNTPEPEVDNRHDASLRKRVDYALRVLIQYGHALKAVRESGAIDHQTFSNGM
- a CDS encoding leucine-rich repeat domain-containing protein, encoding MAVWLAALLLCLCFPVFVHADQFGLFTYVEYDTFIEITDYPETAIGEVVIPSEIVGKPVTSIGDRAFSSCTSLTRVAIPDSVTSINAAAFRYCTSLTSLTIPDSVTIIGNDAFSNCSSLTGVTIGAIVLIIGDSAFYNCSSLTSVTIPDSVISIEDRAFYSCNSLTSATIGAKVSTIGDLAFDSCNSLLAFQVSESNLFYRSLEGVLFDRPQTTLLRCPEGRTGVYEIPEGVTSIEDRAFYRCTNLTSVTIGNSVTSIGQYAFYECSILTSVTIPDSVTGIDNFTFYGCSSLTSVTIPDSVTGIGSYAFYGCSSLTSVTLGNSVTSIAKLAFGACTSLTSVTIGTKVESIALGAFHSCTNLVAFQVGEDNAFCSSKEGVLFDKPQTTLLRYPEGRAGFYEIPDSVTSIGRSAFSSCTSLTSVTIPDSVTSIGDYSFYSCSSLTSVTIPDSVTSIGSSPFGSCSSLTSVIIGNSVTSIGNSAFDNCSSLLAFQVREGNAFYSSKEGVLLDKSQTSLLRYPEGRAGFYEIPDGVTSIGRSAFGSCTNLTGVTIPDSVTSIGSSAFSGCSSLTSVTIPDSVTSIVQSMFFGCNSLTSIAIPANVRSIRAWAFAECSALNTIYFLGDAPGFPDGVEPSFPGDHEYESFLGSPAAFVYFESAVGFTSPTWQEGHPSRTYGPLSNLSTRGQVLGGDDILIGGLVIGGDVPHTVLIRGIGPGMGVMLDASAVVEDPMISVYSGAEVIASNDDWSDQADPESVAQLAEALGAFPLQEGSKDAALIAVLEPGAYSVHLSGKDGSGIGLVEVYEGSTSRRDRLMNLSTRGRVGTGAALMVPGIVVTDNPRRLLIRGVGPELAVSFGLKPNKVLPNPVVILKDSDGVTIASNDDWGSYSPPQAIATIAQQMGAFPLSDGSADAALLIEVQPGVYTAHVSDANGGEGIALVEVYAAP
- the aroC gene encoding chorismate synthase gives rise to the protein MPNSFGKLFSITTWGESHGGGVGVVIDGCPPRLPLTAAEIQADLDRRRPGQSDITTPRKEADEVIILSGLYEGRTTGAPISLMVRNTDARPEAYAEMKGKFRPSHADFTYQSKFGIRNPEGGGRSSARETIGRVAAGTIARKLLTLGGGVEIRAFVTRIENIEMPADTAFPTLEAVEAHAVRCPHGETAGKMEARIREVRSEGDSVGGVIECRVRGVPVGLGEPVFDRLEADLAKAMLSLPATKGFEIGSGFEGTRMKGSAHNDLFENREGRVRTASNRSGGVQGGISNGEEIVFRVAFKPTATVLMKQKTVDLQGREAELMGRGRHDPCVLPRAVPIVEAMTALVLVDHWMRHQAQTGSFSLPA
- a CDS encoding IS1380 family transposase, producing the protein MCLKGIGFSRVNGRKIEVDFAGGEISSDGGLLLVKQVDRKLGLIEQVAERLDDERQVGKVRHESESMLRQRVYGLCAGWEDLNDSAQLRHDSIHQIAVGKDCELASAPTLSRFENAQTRQSARTINEVLIEQFIASHKSPPPVVILDFDATDAPVHGSQEGRYFHGYYDCHCFLPLYVFCGDQLLVAYLRPSNNDGAKHAAAILKLLVTRLRQVWPRTRFVFRADSGFCRDLLLSWCDRNEVKYIVGIARNSRLLDHAQDLMQRARTLHELTGKKQRLFDRFDYAAGSWRWIRSIIVKAEHTSKGANPRFIVTNIVGEPKRLYDQRYCIRGEMENRIKEQMMLFADRVSAHRWWANQWRILLSGLAYTLLESLRRLVLKGSVLARATVASIRLKLIKIGAVIIRKKSMTRIHLSSHHPLKDLFTQAATSLSPP